In Cicer arietinum cultivar CDC Frontier isolate Library 1 chromosome 1, Cicar.CDCFrontier_v2.0, whole genome shotgun sequence, one DNA window encodes the following:
- the LOC101507338 gene encoding uncharacterized protein → MEIDALPITEYDNNNGINNGIVIPTKSTPRRRKRNEYMHEDATHLAARKKKEMRIRLSLTRPSYVLGLSPKPLRSEHRRRLRYLLRRFVNQHDWVGASGVLSVYLKGTVNDTSPLKNRFKFWVLLELLKHVENHSISSINSTRIRNLYDIWSKKIGPMKTWPVESRYAVHLEFMLFYLMQGNAGDAYQLALCLEQEKIDIDPVSKIMMGLTFYELWYSSIPEEFQWRDLDQIDCQENSHMEGTSFSNEVGQSECQNSHMAQSERQITVESHMADTQYQCDSDASVMNERKISKGIVVSKDMRVSMEVDTSHKRGKSRQIFQSEGFYLISDEHKETDNPFSNSEDLTQDTLYALGKLDLWLLPLCFSGENNLEEFMDMHRNQHSDYYKNAVKYLQLALNSTSFASVALLPLTQLLLIGGQVNEVLTMLEQQCYNSHSVLPIRLRAILLERFDRNNSLLICSCFEEILKKDPACRDSLAKLIMMHQTGDYNLESLVEMIALHLDATDAEYNTWRVFSLCFSKLSLLEEDCMSACSIRNEDRQEQLRSLRKTPKIFTEGISGKSWNIRCRWWLTRYFSNSKFESSIGTGDLQLLTYKAACASYMYGREFSYVMKAYSHLEKENDMDLLLFLDEHKRNSYRIYEKFQTKLHG, encoded by the exons ATGGAAATCGACGCGTTACCCATAACAGAATACGACAACAACAATGGCATCAACAATGGCATCGTCATACCGACCAAATCCACCCCCCGCCGCCGCAAGAGAAACGAGTACATGCACGAGGATGCTACACACCTGGCGGCGCGTAAAAAAAAGGAGATGAGAATTCGTTTATCGCTTACAAGACCTTCTTACGTTCTTGGACTCTCTCCCAAGCCTCTTAGATCGGAACATCGTCGGAGGTTGCGATATTTGCTTCGTAGGTTTGTTAATCAACATGATTGGGTTGGTGCTAGTGGTGTTCTTAGTGTCTATTTGAAAGGAACTGTTAATGATACTTCTCCTTTGAAGAATCGTTTCAAGTTTTGG GTTTTACTGGAGCTTCTTAAGCATGTGGAAAACCATTCTATCAGTTCAATTAATTCAACAAGGATCAGAAATCTCTATGATATTTGGTCAAAGAAAATTGGACCAATGAAGACTTGGCCTGTAGAG AGCAGATATGCGGTTCATTTGGAGTTCATGTTATTCTATCTTATGCAAGGCAATGCTGGAGATGCATATCAGCTTGCTCTATG CCTTGAACAAGAGAAAATTGATATTGATCCTGTTTCCAAGATAATGATGGGTTTGACATTCTATGAGCTTTGGTATTCTTCTATTCCCGAAGAATTTCAGTGGAGAGATTTAGATCAAATTGACTGTCAAGAGAACTCACATATGGAGGGAACCTCATTCAGCAATGAGGTTGGACAGTCAGAATGTCAAAATTCTCACATGGCACAGTCAGAACGTCAAATTACAGTTGAGTCTCACATGGCAGACACTCAATATCAATGTGACTCAGATGCATCTGTCATGAATGAAAGGAAAATTTCTAAGGGTATTGTCGTCAGTAAAGATATGAGAGTTTCCATGGAAGTTGATACTAGCCATAAAAGAGGAAAATCACGTCAGATCTTTCAGTCGGAAGGCTTTTACTTGATTTCTGATGAACATAAAGAAACAGATAATCCTTTTTCTAACAGTGAAGATCTTACACAAGATACCTTGTATGCTCTTG GGAAACTTGATTTGTGGTTGTTACCATTGTGTTTTTCGGGTGAGAACAATTTGGAGGAGTTCATGGACATGCACAGAAATCAGCACAGTGACTACTATAAAAATGCAGTGAAGTATTTACAACTAGCGCTCAACTCAACATCCTTTGCATCTGTAGCATTACTTCCATTGACACAG CTGCTGCTGATCGGAGGTCAAGTTAACGAGGTTCTGACCATGCTTGAGCAACAATGCTATAATTCACACTCTGTACTCCCAATTAG ATTACGGGCTATTCTCTTGGAGCGTTTTGATCGAAACAACTCTCTCTTGATTTGTAGCTGTTTTGAGGAGATATTAAAGAAGGATCCAGCATGTCGTGATTCTTTAGCAAAACTCATAATGATGCACCAAACAG GCGACTATAATCTTGAATCTCTTGTGGAAATGATTGCTTTACATTTGGATGCTACAGATGCTGAGTACAATACATGGAGGGTCTTCTCTTTATGTTTTTCTAAATTGTCTCTCCTTGAAGAAGACTGCATGTCTGCATGCTCCATTCGAAATGAGGATAGACAGGAGCAACTTCGCTCCTTACGCAAAACCCCAAAAATATTTACAGAGGGCATATCAGGAAAATCTTGGAATATTCGGTGTCGGTGGTGGCTAACAAGATATTTCAGCAATAGCAAGTTTGAATCAAGTATTGGAActg GTGATTTACAGTTACTCACATACAAAGCAGCATGTGCATCCTACATGTATGGACGAGAGTTCAGCTATGTTATGAAGGCCTATTCtcatttagaaaaagaaaatgatatgGATTTATTGCTATTCTTGGATGAGCACAAGAGAAATTCATATagaatttatgaaaaatttcaaacaaaactacATGGATAA
- the LOC101490758 gene encoding uncharacterized protein, translated as MDEGRDAHKIIIGKQQYSNDLLSSSIASPNAMKDNVSLPLGIPSLNQVGPHGRAWSMPSESIMVHNHNHLIHGNYLGQHFHPMPYIQAPYINGSSLESASMGFQHDIVGNRNGLMLLHPPPFIQQHQHYQYHHPTLAMQRVLPNPPCSIAIPLQIAFQIYQADRFMPAIIRHHVLYSLGFVLVYDYILLGQVQNPVDHHQDMRLNIEGMSYEIGFQVIVLLNTVNTYSVRDLLLSKSPAKLDYANPWTDFEGYELLLYSKHML; from the exons ATGGATGAAGGTAGAGATGCACACAAAATAATTATAGGAAAGCAACAATATTCTAATGATTTGCTTAGTTCTTCTATTGCTTCTCCTAATGCTATGAAGGATAATGTGTCATTGCCATTAGGCATCCCTTCACTCAATCAAGTAGGACCACATGGAAGAGCATGGAGCATGCCAAGTGAGTCTATTATGGTTCATAACCATAACCATTTGATTCATGGAAACTATTTGGGCCAACACTTTCACCCAATGCCTTATATACAAg CACCCTATATAAATGGAAGTTCATTAGAGAGTGCTAGCATGGGTTTTCAGCATGACATAGTTGGCAACAGAAATGGCCTCATGCTTCTTCATCCTCCTCCTTTCATCCAACAACATCAACATTATCAATATCATCATCCAACACTTGCAATGCAAAGAGTTCTACCAAATCCTCCATGCAGTATCGCGATTCCTCTACAAATAGCCTTTCAGATTTATCAGGCCGACAGATTCATGCCCGCGATAATAAGACATCATGTTTTATATTCCCTTGGCTTTGTCCTAGTTTAT GACTATATTTTACTTGGTCAAGTGCAAAATCCGGTTGACCATCATCAAGATATGCGATTGAACATTGAGGGAATGTCTTACGAG ATTGGTTTCCAAGTGATTGTGTTGTTAAACACTGTGAACACATATTCTGTAAGAGATCTTCTTTTATCTAAATCTCCAGCAAAATTAGATTATGCAAATCCTTGGACTGATTTTGAGGGTTATGAACTTTTATTGTATTCCAAACACATGCTTTGA